A genomic segment from Arcobacter sp. CECT 8986 encodes:
- the uvrC gene encoding excinuclease ABC subunit UvrC, whose product MNLEEKLKELPKDAGVYQYFDKDGHLLYVGKAKVLKNRVKSYFKFTPTLGPADKLSPRIYKMITEVKSLEWIVVPSEHDALILENSLIKQLKPKYNILLRDDKTYPYIIIDYKEDFPRLEITRKVLKDKNIKYFGPYSTGARDMLDSIYEIVPLVQKKSCINSKEACLFHQIKKCYAPCVGKISKEKYSEIVETALEYIYNKNRLIKKLNEKMMQYSDEFRFEEAMKIRDRIKTIEKSQIHTGMDLATNENIDLFAIKVSKEKAVLVRMFFREGKLASSNHDYLKINQKELEVDLNEAYKRAIINYYDNEIPLLPKDIVVAHELDEIEDLEEFLKDRFEKNIPIIYPKRGKKTKIVEVALNNCNELLRLQNVNTSNIYEELKELFHFSNTPTRFECYDNSHMMGQATVGGMITWEEKFVKKDYRHYNLEAKDEYAQMRETLMRRVDSFEKNPAPDVWVIDGGETLLKLAIDIRNSVGVNLDIIAIAKEKLDFKAHRAKGSAKDIVYFEKDNEIQRVDLLPSDKRLQFVQRLRDEAHRFAISFHKKQKRKEDTKISLLQIKGIGEAKVKKLLLYFGEFEKIKTASIDELKAVLNEKDAKVLINYFKEIKE is encoded by the coding sequence ATGAATCTAGAAGAGAAATTAAAAGAGCTACCTAAAGATGCAGGAGTCTATCAATATTTTGATAAAGATGGACACCTTCTTTATGTAGGAAAAGCAAAAGTATTAAAAAATAGAGTAAAATCATACTTCAAATTTACTCCAACTTTAGGACCAGCAGATAAACTAAGTCCTAGAATATATAAGATGATTACAGAAGTTAAATCTTTAGAGTGGATTGTAGTACCAAGTGAACATGATGCTTTAATACTTGAAAACTCACTAATAAAACAACTCAAACCAAAATATAATATTTTATTAAGAGATGATAAAACATACCCTTATATTATTATTGATTATAAAGAGGATTTTCCAAGACTTGAAATAACAAGAAAAGTTCTAAAAGATAAAAATATTAAATACTTTGGACCATATTCAACGGGTGCAAGAGATATGCTAGATAGCATATATGAAATTGTTCCTTTAGTTCAAAAAAAATCATGTATTAATTCCAAAGAAGCTTGTTTATTTCACCAAATAAAAAAATGTTATGCACCTTGTGTTGGAAAAATTTCAAAAGAAAAATATAGTGAAATTGTAGAAACTGCCTTAGAGTACATTTATAATAAAAATAGATTAATAAAAAAACTAAATGAAAAGATGATGCAATACTCAGATGAATTTAGATTTGAAGAGGCTATGAAAATTAGAGATAGAATCAAAACAATTGAAAAATCTCAAATTCACACAGGTATGGATCTTGCTACAAATGAAAATATTGACCTTTTTGCAATAAAAGTTTCTAAAGAAAAAGCAGTTTTAGTTAGAATGTTTTTTAGAGAGGGAAAATTAGCTTCAAGTAATCATGATTATTTAAAAATAAATCAAAAAGAGCTTGAAGTAGATTTGAATGAAGCATATAAAAGAGCAATAATAAACTATTATGATAATGAAATTCCCCTACTTCCAAAAGATATTGTAGTTGCACATGAATTAGATGAAATAGAAGATTTAGAAGAGTTTTTAAAAGATAGATTTGAAAAAAATATTCCTATTATCTATCCCAAAAGAGGTAAAAAAACTAAAATTGTTGAAGTTGCATTAAATAACTGTAATGAACTTTTACGACTTCAAAATGTAAACACTTCAAATATTTACGAAGAGTTAAAAGAGTTATTTCATTTTTCAAATACTCCAACTAGATTTGAATGCTATGATAATTCACATATGATGGGACAAGCAACAGTTGGTGGAATGATTACATGGGAAGAGAAGTTTGTAAAAAAAGATTATCGACATTATAATCTTGAAGCAAAAGATGAATATGCTCAAATGAGAGAGACTCTAATGAGAAGAGTTGATAGCTTTGAAAAAAATCCAGCTCCTGATGTATGGGTAATTGATGGTGGTGAGACTTTATTAAAACTTGCAATTGATATAAGAAACTCTGTTGGAGTAAACTTAGATATTATTGCTATTGCAAAAGAGAAACTTGACTTTAAAGCACATAGAGCAAAAGGAAGTGCAAAAGATATTGTATATTTTGAAAAAGACAATGAAATACAAAGAGTTGATTTACTTCCTAGTGACAAAAGATTACAATTTGTACAAAGATTAAGAGATGAAGCACATAGGTTTGCGATATCATTTCATAAAAAACAAAAAAGAAAAGAAGATACTAAAATATCATTATTACAAATTAAAGGGATTGGTGAAGCAAAAGTTAAAAAGCTTCTTTTATACTTTGGTGAATTTGAAAAAATCAAAACAGCCTCAATTGATGAGTTAAAAGCTGTATTAAACGAAAAAGATGCTAAGGTACTAATTAATTATTTTAAAGAAATCAAGGAATAA
- a CDS encoding DUF2059 domain-containing protein has translation MKLRKIVLPIFLAVSLYANEAYDEAEKIVTSINANNNYDKIVDQLLRVQLQIKPQLRPFENVLREFFAKYINFDSIKDDVINLYTSRFTVDELKEIRKFYESQTGKKVIKELPKISYESNQIGIKKVQAHQAELKQMLEEALEVMKQKQNINNNQ, from the coding sequence ATGAAATTAAGAAAAATAGTTTTACCTATTTTTTTAGCAGTATCGTTATATGCAAATGAAGCATATGATGAAGCAGAAAAAATAGTTACATCAATAAATGCAAACAATAACTACGACAAAATAGTTGACCAATTATTAAGAGTTCAATTACAAATAAAACCACAACTTAGACCATTTGAAAATGTATTAAGAGAGTTTTTTGCAAAATATATCAATTTTGATTCAATTAAAGATGATGTTATTAATCTTTATACAAGTAGATTTACAGTTGATGAATTAAAAGAGATTAGAAAATTTTACGAATCACAAACAGGTAAAAAAGTAATTAAAGAGCTTCCTAAAATATCATATGAAAGTAATCAAATAGGTATAAAAAAAGTGCAAGCTCACCAAGCTGAATTAAAACAAATGCTAGAAGAAGCACTTGAAGTAATGAAACAAAAACAAAATATCAACAACAACCAATAA
- a CDS encoding SOS response-associated peptidase: MPGRLAIYDDISFKNDTKELIKVDLVKQLNKNYNVAPTIPIPVLLNEGTYLYSHFGFLPSWAKEKSSMNINARSESIFEKQTFKDAFKFRRCIIPINGFFEWEKTDKEKTPYFVSPIKSDYLALAGIWDEWFDKTLNQKIVTVALITCDANSKLSQIHPRMPIVLNKEDFSTWLYSSNLQEVNKLFKICDDSFIKLHKVTKEVNKVLYNNEDAIKEVKPINKGQLSLF, from the coding sequence ATGCCAGGAAGATTAGCTATTTATGATGATATAAGTTTCAAAAACGACACAAAAGAGTTGATAAAAGTTGATTTAGTTAAACAACTAAATAAAAATTATAACGTTGCTCCAACTATACCAATACCAGTTTTATTAAATGAAGGTACTTATCTTTATTCGCATTTTGGGTTTTTACCTTCTTGGGCAAAAGAGAAAAGTTCAATGAATATAAATGCAAGAAGTGAATCAATATTTGAAAAACAGACTTTTAAAGATGCTTTCAAATTTAGAAGATGTATTATTCCAATAAATGGTTTTTTTGAGTGGGAAAAAACTGATAAAGAGAAAACTCCATATTTTGTATCGCCTATTAAAAGTGATTATTTAGCATTAGCTGGTATTTGGGATGAATGGTTTGATAAAACATTAAATCAAAAGATTGTTACTGTTGCTTTAATTACTTGTGATGCAAATAGTAAATTATCACAAATCCATCCACGTATGCCTATTGTTTTAAATAAAGAAGATTTTTCTACATGGCTTTACTCTTCAAATTTACAAGAAGTAAATAAGTTATTTAAAATTTGTGATGATAGTTTTATAAAATTGCATAAGGTAACAAAAGAGGTAAATAAAGTTTTATATAATAATGAAGATGCAATAAAAGAGGTTAAACCTATAAATAAAGGTCAACTCTCTTTATTTTAA
- a CDS encoding diguanylate cyclase, whose amino-acid sequence MKKKRLIITFIIAIIVVFSLAILKYTQDSKNEYIKLHERILLKEARTLYSNMINVRSWAALHGGVYIKDNGTLKPNPYLANNVEYTKNNELLIRVNPAWMTRLVSEISNKKEKYYFKITSLTPINPHNAPDKFEKEALTYLINHKDENFYTKFTKDKYNFMGKLRVEKACLQCHVNQGLKVNDVIGGLRVTLPTNTYERSIELIDSKTDNIYFIIIFTALSFITLIVFTINSIYKKNKDIRILNSTLERKVKRRTKELRDLNKKLSKTAVTDYLTKIPNRRYFFEVGEKAFALAKREKSSFCIVCFDVDFFKNINDRYGHHAGDVALKRIASILNTHTRNSDILARTGGEEFSVVLNNTNTDGALKFAEKIRDAVQKTNITYNKAIIKVTVSAGVACLKENDSFQSMLNRADSALYMAKENGRNVVICT is encoded by the coding sequence ATGAAGAAAAAAAGATTAATTATAACTTTTATTATTGCCATAATTGTGGTATTTTCTCTAGCTATTTTAAAATATACTCAAGATTCAAAAAATGAGTATATAAAACTGCATGAAAGAATACTACTAAAAGAGGCTAGAACACTATACTCTAATATGATAAATGTCCGTTCTTGGGCAGCTTTACATGGTGGAGTATATATAAAAGACAACGGTACATTAAAGCCAAATCCATATTTAGCAAATAATGTAGAATATACAAAAAACAATGAACTATTAATTAGAGTAAATCCAGCTTGGATGACAAGACTAGTTTCTGAAATATCAAACAAAAAAGAAAAATATTATTTTAAGATTACCAGTTTAACTCCAATTAACCCACATAATGCCCCTGATAAGTTTGAAAAAGAAGCATTAACTTATTTGATTAATCATAAAGATGAAAATTTTTATACAAAATTTACAAAAGATAAATATAACTTTATGGGAAAACTAAGAGTTGAAAAAGCATGTTTACAATGCCATGTAAATCAAGGACTTAAAGTCAATGATGTTATTGGAGGTTTACGAGTAACTCTTCCTACTAATACATATGAAAGAAGTATTGAACTTATTGATTCAAAAACAGATAATATCTATTTTATTATCATTTTTACTGCTTTATCATTTATCACACTTATTGTTTTTACAATTAACTCAATATATAAAAAGAATAAAGATATAAGAATATTAAACTCAACACTTGAAAGAAAAGTAAAAAGAAGAACAAAAGAACTAAGAGATTTAAATAAAAAACTAAGTAAAACAGCAGTGACTGACTATTTAACAAAAATACCAAATAGAAGATATTTCTTTGAAGTTGGAGAAAAAGCTTTTGCACTAGCAAAAAGAGAAAAAAGTAGTTTCTGTATAGTTTGTTTTGATGTTGACTTTTTTAAAAATATAAATGATAGATATGGACATCATGCAGGTGATGTTGCACTAAAAAGAATAGCAAGTATTTTAAATACACATACAAGAAATTCAGATATTCTAGCAAGAACTGGAGGAGAAGAGTTTTCAGTTGTGTTAAATAATACAAATACAGATGGGGCATTGAAATTTGCAGAGAAAATAAGAGATGCAGTTCAAAAAACAAATATCACATATAATAAAGCAATAATAAAAGTAACAGTAAGCGCAGGAGTTGCATGCTTAAAAGAGAATGACAGTTTTCAAAGTATGTTAAATAGAGCTGACTCAGCTCTTTATATGGCAAAAGAGAATGGAAGAAATGTAGTCATTTGTACATAA